In Spinacia oleracea cultivar Varoflay chromosome 5, BTI_SOV_V1, whole genome shotgun sequence, a single window of DNA contains:
- the LOC110784574 gene encoding uncharacterized protein: MSYRGENSTIRNRLGARGGREGGLGGGHGSGHGGGRGGGLGAGPRVTQHTHDTFDDDETQGPDSQELVPDSQEYEESENTGVIWMAPGELWFDHSSISRDITNVIQQYFKSPWTCYTQVDKDTKEHWFTLFKRTYKWLPEFDHLAVHDYHANAFKRVRDMHYQVTKRMSGRKPVWMPDEVHAEMMKFVDVDGEFKKRSERAKKNRRGGSLTNKVEPSHFQGSISTTEAAKKMAKENGGKMPTAGELYLKTHTKEVPGKGKVLCSSKAKQIKEAYEKNVAECREKGINKDPNQIYFETVGGRKKGKVPGLGSGAALYYEPSTRRGGSSSSSYTPSMYSQLSARLEETQQQLSQKSIEFETTKAEMIKAMDDERLQRQREREEERKEREQERLERQRDVAELKRTMESYERMFSQCSGFPFSQSQDPRDPSGGGKPLC, translated from the exons ATGTCATATCGAGGAGAAAATTCAACCATCCGCAATCGTTTAGGTGCACGTGGTGGTCGTGAAGGTGGCCTTGGAGGTGGCCATGGAAGTGGCCATGGAGGTGGTCGTGGAGGTGGCCTTGGAGCTGGTCCACGGGTCACCCAACACACACATGATACCTTTGATGATGATGAAACTCAAGGTCCAGACTCTCAAGAGTTGGTTCCTGATTCACAAGAATATGAAGAATCTGAGAATACTGGAGTGATTTGGATGGCACCGGGTGAACTTTG GTTTGATCATAGTTCCATTTCCCGGGATATTACTAACGTCATCCAGCAATATTTCAAGAGTCCTTGGACGTGTTACACCCAAGTTGACAAGGATACAAAAGAGCATTGGTTCACCTTGTTCAAG AGAACCTATAAATGGTTGCCTGAGTTTGATCACCTTGCTGTGCATGATTACCATGCAAATGCATTCAAACGAGTCAGGGACATGCATTACCAGGTCACAAAAAGAATGAGTGGGAGGAAGCCAGTTTGGATGCCTGATGAAGTGCATGCAGAAATGATGAAGTTTGTGGATGTTGATGGTGAATTCAAGAAAAGATCTGAGCGGGCCAAGAAAAATAGGAGAGGGGGTTCATTGACCAACAAg gtcgAACCCTCACATTTCCAAGGTTCCATTTCAACAACTGAGGCTGCAAAGAAGATG GCAAAGGAAAATGGAGGTAAAATGCCTACAGCCGGTGAATTGTACTTGAAGACGCACACGAAGGAGGTGCCGGGTAAAGGGAAAGTCCTTTGTAGTAGCAAAGCAAAGCAAATCAAG GAAGCATACGAAAAGAATGTTGCTGAATGCCGTGAAAAAGGCATTAATAAAGATCCCAATCAAATCTACTTTGAGACAGTAGGTGGgagaaaaaagggaaaagttCCTGGTCTAGGGAGTGGAGCAGCTCTATATTATGAACCATCTACTAGAAGGGGTGGTAGTTCTTCTAGCTCATACACTCCATCTATGTATTCTCAACTCTCAGCCCGTTTGGAAGAAACTCAACAACAGCTGTCTCAAAAATCCATTGAGTTTGAAACAACAAAAGCTGAGATGATAAAAGCTATGGATGATGAGAGACTCCAGAggcaaagggagagagaagaagagcgAAAGGAGAGAGAACAAGAGCGACTAGAGCGTCAGAGGGACGTCGCCGAGTTGAAAAGGACAATGGAGTCCTATGAGAGGATGTTCAGTCAGTGTTCTGGTTTTCCTTTCTCGCAGTCGCAGGACCCTCGAGATCCCAGTGGCGGCGGGAAACCTTTGTGCTAG
- the LOC130461556 gene encoding uncharacterized protein gives MKSPSKIADVLQMADAFIRTEEFNKAAVRLKGPSDTRDTKMNQSKPEGNSRKGKEKVGAREASPKRDGRKGEFQPKYTNYTPLTIPRREIFSLHKDDEKWKLPDKLRSNPLRRNKNKWCEFHDDFGHTTEECNSLKDNIEDLIRRGYLKQYLLDRRTEREEKEKATSGKLQEQAQRRVHETEGQKKKPIVVVFGGQRSGHASKQHLRALSHRVNFSTVGENQPTPPNVTFTADDCLGTQYKHDDPLVIEMDLNNHNVHRVLVDGGNAVNIIF, from the coding sequence ATGAAAAGCCCCTCCAAAATAGCTGACGTGCTTCAAATggcagatgcgttcatcagaacggaagagttcaacaaggcagcTGTAAGGTTGAAAGGTCCCTCGGATACGAGGGATACCAAGATGAATCAGAGTAAGCCCGAGGGCaactcaagaaaggggaaagagaaggtgggCGCGAGAGAGGCAAGCCCAAAGAGAGACGGGAGGAAgggtgaatttcaacccaaatataccaactacactccactcacCATACCCCGAAGAGAAATCTTCAGCCTCCACAAGGAcgatgaaaagtggaagctaCCAGACAAACTCAGATCGAACCCCCTTCgtagaaacaagaacaagtggtgtgagttccacgatgacttcggccaTACCACCGAGGAGTGCAACTCGCTGAAGGACAACATCGAGGACCTCATCCGCCGAGGCTACCTAAAGCAATACTTGCTCGATCGAAGAACGGAGAgggaagaaaaggaaaaagcaACGTCTGGAAAACTACAAGAGCAGGCCCAGAGAAGAGTCCATGAGACCGAAGGGCAAAAGAAAAAACCAATCGTTGTGGTGTTTGGAGGGCAAAGATCCGGCCACGCCAGCAAGCAACACTTGAGGGCTctctcccaccgagtcaacttcagcaccGTAGGGGAGAACCAGCCTACACCCCCGAACGTGACTTTTACTGCTGATGATTGCCTCGGTACCCAGTACAAACACGACGACCCGTTGGTAATTGAAATGGatctcaataaccacaacgttcACAGAGTACTGGTCGATGGAGGAAAcgccgtcaacatcatcttctga